GTCATGCCGCTTCTGCACATGACCTATACAAGTTGGCTACCAATGCCACTTGTATGGAAAACGAATGACCCTCGGTTTCTCGCAGCCAACGGCCAAGTCCTCGCCTTTGACCGAGACGCTTACGACCAAGTCGGTGGCTTCGAGGCCATCAAAAAGGAAGTCGTCGACGATATGGCGATCTGTCGGATCGCAAAAACCAAGAAATTGCGTGTGGTTTTCGCCGACGGACACTTTATCGCGACCTGCCGGATGTACCGAAACTTCAGGGAAATCTGGGAGGGGTTCTCAAAAAATCTTTACGAAGGGATCGGCGCACACCCAATCGGGCTCGTCTTCCTTGTCGCGCTCTACATCGGGACTTTTGTCGCCCCCTATCTCGGACTCGTGAGCTTCGCTTGGTCACAGACCTGGGGGCTCGCAGCCCTTGCAGGAGTGCTTGCGAACCTGAGCTTGAGATTCGTGCTCAGTATTAGACATGGACACCCCTTCGTCTCCGCCCTCCTTCACCCCGTCGCTGTGGTGGTGCTGATGGCCATCGCGATCAACTCCTGGTGGTGGAACACCAAGGGTGCAATCTCTTGGAGCGGACGGGTCTATCAGGCCAAAAAGAGCCGCTAGTTTCGCTCGAAGAATTCCAAGGCTCTTGACGCGATCAGCGCCGATTCGCCCTTTCCCGACTCTTCCAGAGCACGAAGAATGGAGCGCGCCTCCCACAACGATTCCTTGTCTCGGAACACGTTGTAAGTCGACGAGGCTAGCGCCTCATCGAGTTCCGCCCGTTGACCCAAGACGCCGCGGAAGATCGAGACTAGCTCTTCAGCCTGACTCGGCGTCCAACTCTCATAACCCACGAACTCCACCAACGACTCGGGGACTGGCTCAGACTCTTTGATCAGCGCTTTGACCTCATCCATTCTAAGACCAAGGCTAGCTCTAAGCGCCACCCAAGCTGCACTAGCTTCGGGTGAAGCAGCGGTAACAGCCTCCAGCTCCTCAACCTCTATCTCCGAGCGCAGGCGTTTTCCGACCTCATAGAGCCCACGGGCGCAGCGATACCATCCGAGCTTCTTCGAAGCCTCTGATACGGCAACCAATGCCTCCACAGACGGCCGATGGGACGCTAGAATGAAATCAACGGCACGCTGACTCTGATGGATATCCTCACCGAGCGCATCAGCCACAAACGTACTTTGTGTCTCGTCATCCGGCAAAAGCGCCTTGAAAAGAAAGGTACCCTCAATCTGCTCGCGCGCTTGTGCCAGCTCGCTGGCTCGCTCCACCACATTCTTCAGCTCGATTCCAAGCTGGCTTGAGAGTTTGTCGAGTGTGCCTCGGTAGAAGCTGAGCCCGAGCCTGAAAGCCCAGTAGAGTTGGTCTTGAGATTCATTGACAGGAAACTCAAAGACCACGGTTGTCTCGTCCGCTCGCGAGGTTCCAATATAGGGCCCAGCCTCTACTTGATACCGGCGCGCAAACATCACGAGACCATCCCATAGTTCTCGCGCGATGATCTTGGGAGTCAACGCGAGACCGGGATCCACCACTTCATATCGGATCTCAAGGGTCCGCGTCATGAACTGCGCTGGACTGGGTTTCGCAGCACACCTATGCCTTCGACCTCGACCTCGACAACATCTTGGTCGTGAATCGGTCCCACGCCCGAAGGCGTTCCCGTGAAGATCAAATCTCCGGGTTCAAGGGTCATAATGCTGGAGATGTACTCGATGCACTCACCCACCGAGAAGATCATATCGCTAACCAGACCGCGCTGACGCTCCTCGCCGTTCACACGACAAATCACGGCCTGGTCGCCAGGGATCCACTCGGAGAGCGGAACGAATCTTGGCAAAACCGGCGCAAACGTATCGAATCCCTTCGCACGGGTGTAACGCTTGTCTTTGCGCTGCAGATCTCTCGCGGTGACGTCATTGCCGCAGGTAAAGCCCGCCACATAATCGAGAGCCTCGGCAGCATTGACCTTCTTCGCGCGCTTTCCCATCACCACCACCAACTCGGCTTCGTGATGAACCTCTGAACTTTCTTCAGGAAGGACGATGGGCGAAGACTCCCCATGGAAAGCTGACAAGGCTTTCAGGAAGATCACCGGCTCCTCTGGAATAGGTTTTCCCTGTTCCAGAGCGTGGAGCCGGTAGTTCAACCCGATACATACGATCTTCGTAGGTGAGAGCACTATTCCTCTTTATTCGCTGCTTCGAGACGCTTTCGCTCAGCTTCGTTATGAGCTTCGATTCGTGCGATCTCTGCGTCGCGGTCAGCGATGAACTGCTTGAGTTCATCAAAGCTAAAGTTGAAATCCCAGGTGTAATTGCACTTTTTCTGAATGCTATCCGAGTCTGGGTTGAACTTTTCAGCCTTGAGCTCAGCCTCCGACTTCCAGTTACATGTCCACATCTGACGTTGCAGCGCGGTGACGTACTTCGGATAGTCGCTGTCCGGAATAAAGAGCTCGATCTTGTGGCCCTGATCAATGGTCGTGTCCACGTACACAGGCCGCTCTTCGAGCTTACCTTTGTCGTCTTTGACCCAGTACTTCTCAAAGGTCACTGGCGTCTTCAACTCTTCGCCTTTCTCGTTGAGAAGCGGATAGTTGTTGAACATCACTGTAGCGCCTGGAGGCGTAGTGTTGATGGTGACCTTTCCAAAATAATCAGTCTCGATATCCGAGCTCAGTCGAGCATCGTACTCAAGCTTGTGATCAGGACTGAGAGGGGTCAGGTTCGCCGTGAGATTGTACGTGAAATCTCCGCCTGGGTTCTCATTCCACATTCCCTGAGTCAGCTCCACATTGAGCGGTTGAAACCCTGGCGAGGTAATCTCAAAGAGTTGCTTCTCCTTGACCTTGAGGTTTTGGAACGGTGTTGAAGCCGTAAGAAGAACTTCGCGGAATTGACCGGACGATGTCTCTCCATACTGCAACTTGCCATTGAGCTTCACGGCAGCGTACTTCGCGTTTCCGCTGATAAACACGGTGCCAAAAAGTTCTTGCGCATCGAGGAGCTTTTGCTTGTGCTCCTCTTCAATGCGGCGTTTCTCAGCTAGTCGCTTTTCTTTAAGCTCACCACGGAAGAGTGCGCCGAGGTCGTCCACATCTCCCACCATGAACACAGCGCCAGCGGCCAAGGCGAGCACGCCGATCACCACGCCGGCGTAAAGCGCAGTATTGGATTTTTGAGGGGCGTCGTAGTCTCCCAAGTCCTCGGTTCCCAGATAGGGCGAGCTGAGGTCTACGTCATCGCCACCAGCAAAAATCTCAACCCCTTCAACCTTCTTCTTAGGCTTATCGGACTTAGGCTTCTCCGCTTTTTTCTCGGCCTTTGGCTTCTCAGCCTTTTTCGGAGCGGGCTCTTCGGCCTCTTCATCCTCAGAATCCTCGTCAGAGGTGTCTTCAACAACCTCTTCCTTTTTCTTCTTTTTCTTCTTCTTTGCGGGGACATCAAAGATTCCGCCGAGCCCAGCCATCACGTTCTCTGATGACTCATCACTCTCTGGGACTTTCGCATCATCCACACCCATCTCTGCAGCGGCATCGTCAACGATCTCGTCTGCACTCTTCTTTTTTTTCTCGTCGGACACAGCATCTCCTCGCAAATCCTTGAAACGGCGCGCAGACTAATCCCCAGAGAACATATGGTCAAGTCGACGCGCAGTCAGAGAAGCGCGGACGCCAAGTCAGTTATGTTTAATGCAGATATTCTTGGTCTCTGAGTAGAAGTTCAGCGAATACTCGCCCCCTTCTCGCCCGATACCGCTAGCTTTGCTTCCGCCAAAAGGAGTTCTCAAATCGCGCAAGAACCACGTGTTCACCCAGACCAACCCGGTTTCCATCGCCGCAGCGACTCGATGCGCGCGATTCAGGTTCTGAGTCCAAATTGCGGCGGCCAGGCCATAATCAGAGTCATTTGCGAGCGCGATGGCTTCGTCTTCGGAGTCAAAAGGCATGATGTGACACACCGGGCCGAATACCTCTTCCTGCAGACAACGTGCGTCATTGGAAAGCCCCGTCCAGATAGTGGGTTGAACCCACGAGCCTGCAGCATACTCGGCAGGCATTTCTGGAATACCTCCGCCCATCACCACTTCGGCCCCTTCTGATTTTGCCAGCTCGTAGTAGCTCAGCACTTTTTCTCGATGCCCTGCAGAAATCAACGGCCCCATCGCCGTAGCCGAGTCGAACGGATCTCCGAGCCGCAATTCTGATGCACGTTTGGCAAGTTCCTCGACAAACCGATCAAAAACTGAGCGTTCCACATAGACGCGCTCGGAGCACAAACACACTTGCCCACAATTCGAGAAAACGGACCGCATCGTACCTGCAATCGCAGCCTCAAAATCGGCGTCAGCAAACACAAGTGCGGGATTCTTGCCGCCCAACTCGAAACTCAACTTCTTCAGGCCAGACGCTGCGTTCCGCATAATCGCCTGCCCCGTCGCGCTCTCACCAGTGAACGTTATCGCAGCCACATCTTTATGCGTGGTCATCGCCTCACCCGCTGAGCCCGGGCCGAATCCGTGCACCACATTAAAGACGCCGGGCGGCACTCCTACGTCTCGCATGACCTCGGCCAACAAGGTAGCCGTCGCCGGCGTCTCCTCGGATGGCTTGACCACCAACGCGTTGCCCGCTGCAAGCGCCGGCGCGACCTTCCAGGTCATGAGCAACAAAGGAAGATTCCACGGACAAATCACGCTCACAACGCCCACGGGACGCCGAGACACGTAGTGCAAGGCCCCTAAGCCATCGGCCGTATCCTGATGAAATGCAGGAACTCCCATGGTTTTGATCTGGTCGGCAAAGATCCGAAAATTGGCGGCTCCACGAGGGATATCCACCGCCGAAGCCCAGCTCACGGGCTTTCCGGTATCCTCGATCTCGGCGCGCAAAAAGTCATCAAATCGCGCCATGATGCCGTCTGCCACCTTGTGCAAAAGGCTCGCTCGCTCACTGACGCTCAACTTTCCCCACGGCCCGCTCAAGGCTCGCTTCGCTGCAGCCACGGCCCGGTCGACTTCCTCGGGTCCCGCCTCCTCCACCTTCGCGATCACTTGACCCGTCGCGGGATTGATATCTTCGAAGGTCGAGCGCCCTCCACAGAATTCACCGTCAATGAACAATTTGAAGTGTTTCACTCTCATCCCCGCTCAAAAGAAAGACATCTGACCCGAATCCTCAGGCTCTTTGTCCTTGGCTGGCTTGACCTTCTTGATCTTCGACCAACCGCCAACCGGTTTTAGGTCAGCGATACGGCTGACCCTGAAAATCCGCTCGTCCCGGCGCATATGGCAATAGGCGTGTAGATAGGTCTCCGCCTCAAAGCTCAGGGGCGTGATGCGCCTGTGCGTCAACTCGCCACGATTCGCACTGTAATAGTCCAACTCAAGGTCTTGCCCCGTGGCGATAGCGAATCGGATAAGGTCGGGTGGACCCGACCGCGGGTCCAAATTCTCTACGTCCACCCCTTCTTCTACACGCCATTCCGGGTCGATCGCAGCACCGATCCAAAGCATCATTTCATACGCTTCGATCTCGATATCCATGACTTCTTTCGGGCCAAGTGTCGCAAGCGTCTTCTTCAGAATGGTCTCGAGAGTACGCTCGGGCGCATTGGAGCCGCCGGCCTCGCGCAGATTCTCCAGCACAAGGCAGGCAAGCGCCACCACAGCTCGCTCCGAAGGCGTCTTCAGCGTGACCTCGCCAATACTCTCGCCAAACGCCAAATCCTCTGGTTCACGCGGGTTTGCCCGCTGAAGGCGCTCCAGAATTCGCCCACGAATCGTGGGAATGCTCACTCGATCCAACTTATTCATGCTTCGCTCTACTTGACGTTCTTTGCCCCGACAAGGTCTTCGGTCAGGGCCTCTTTAAGGCGCGCCTTCTTGAAATTCGCGCCCTTCGCCGCCACGCCGGAAAAATCACTTCCGCGTAGATCGGCCTTCTTAAATGCTGCCTTCTCAATATCAGCACCTGAGAAATCGACAGCCTGCGCGAGCGCCTCGGAGAAGTCGGTCTTCCGAGCACCCGCGCCACTCAAATCCGCGCCTTCAAGCAGGACGCCCTTGAAGATCGCCCCACCAATCTCCACTCCGGAGAGATCCGCATCTTGGAAAATCGCGTCCAGCGCGTCCGCTTCGTGGAGCGACGCCCCGCTCAAGTCAGACCCCGTAAAATCCGTGTGATGCAATACCGATCCGGCCAAGTCAGCACCAGCCAATGAACACTCCATGAAGAGTGCCCCTGAGAGATTCGAGCCGCTCAAATCTGCACCGCTCAGGTCAGATCCGGAAAAATCAGACCCGTCGAGCTCCGCGGCCGAAAGGTCCGCACCACTCAAGTCGGCCTCGACCACCAATGCCCCTGAGAGCTTTGCGCCGTTGAGTACCGCACCTGCCAGAATGGCCCCGGAAAGGTTCGCACCCGTCAGATCCGCATCCATCATGTTGACGCCGGCCAGATTCGCGTTGACCAGCACTGCACCCGCAAGCTTGGCCTCACTCAAATCCGACCCAGCAAAATCCACGTCTTCGAAGGTATAGCCGGCGAGTACCGCGCGCTCTACATCTTCGACGGTCTCGATATCGTCGAAAGAAATCTCGGGAATCTCCGCAATCTCTTTCGTCTCTTTTTTCTTCTTCGCCATCTAGTCCTCCTCGTTAAAATCGAACGCTGTCTCGTCTAGCTCTTTATCCATCCTGTCTGGGTCTACCAGACCCCCGAGGCGCACCTGGTCGAGCATGGCCTCAGCCCGCTCCACTTCTCGGCCACTCGGCCGACGCGACTCGTAACGCAGCATGTCCTTATCCATTTCGAGCGTCTCGAGCTTGAGCTCGATCTCCTTGATCCGGGTCTTCACCTCCACAACGCGCTGCTCGGCTTCTGCAGCCAGATCGTGCATACCCTTTTGTTTCGCGAGGCCCACGCGGCGCTCCCAAACCGGCACCTCTTCGATCAATTTAGCCTTCTCCTCAGTGAGTTTTTTCTCATCGAGCATCAACTGCGTCATTCGAGCATGCACCACTGGGTCACTCATCACTGCCTCCTCGTCATGCGGCGAGCCTCGCCTTGGTTCATCGGCGCAACATAGCGGAGTTCTTTTGAACACTCCACCGGTATCACTGCTCTGGTTCCGCGTGACAAACGTGTTACAATTCGAGTCCCTCCTACTTGAAAGGTCGATATGAAGATTATCAAGATTCAAGAAGTCGCCGAAAACCCTGAACACATCAAAGCCCTGGCTAAGACGCTCGCCAATGGCGGACTCGTTTGTATGCCATGCCGAGGAACGTACAGAATACTCGCCGACCTGCTCAATGAAGACGCAGTGATCAACTTAATGCAGTCCAAGAGACGCACATCGAAGGCTCCTTCACTCGTCTTTGTGCCGAGCAAAGATCACCTTTCGAAAATCACGGATGAGGTGCCAAGCGTGGCCAATCAGCTCGCCAAGGATCATTGGCCTGGGCCGCTCACCATTCTTTTCGAACCCAGCTCAGAAATCCCGCGCTCGGTAGTCAAACAGCTGACCAAAGCGAACGGTCATATCGGCGTGCGGATCCCGGAAGACGAACTCATGGTTAGACTCCTTCAGGAGTTTGGTGGACCGGTGCTTGTCTCGAGCGCCAACAAGGAAAAGAAGGCAGGTGCGAGTTCACCTGCTCAGATCCGAAAGAATTTTGTCAGCAGAGTCGACCATTTTGTGGACGCCGGAGACCTCTCGGGCGATGGTTCCTCGACCATCGTTGAGATTAAAGACGGAAAGGCCCACGTAACCCGCGAGGGCAATATCTCATCGGAGCAACTCAAGAAGTATTGTTGAGTATGGCCAACGAAACACCTGACGAAAAACCTGACCTAAAGACCGACCTGATATCTCAGGCTGAACAACTCCTAACCGGGCTGAGCGCCGCAGACCGAGACAAACTCAAAGGCGATTTTCAACTCATCAAGGAGATTGCCCAAGCCGTGTCTGATGCTCACCCTCCGAGCATTCTACTCATTGGCGAGCCCGGGGCTCCTCTAGGCGAAATCCTGAGCCAGCTGGCCCCACTCTCAGATCCCCCTGAACAATGGGATATCCACCAAGAGATCGGGCGAGGACGCTGGCAGAATTGGAAATTGGAGCTCGGCGAGTTTCGCGTTTGTGATGCACGAAGCGAATCGCCGCATGAGTCGCTCCCAAAGGCCCTGAACTTCGAGCTCCCCGAGCTGATTCTGAGTGTCGTTTCTTCAAATACTCGCGCCCCGGGCCGAGTTGAGGAACTACAGATGGTCGTCGAGGGCGTGGAAGATCTGGCGAACAAGCTCCCATCGGGTGCGCTCGTCATTTGGCGGCCAAGTGCTGGGCGCGAGGTGGGAGATTTTGTGACCTTACAAGCGCTTAAACAGGCGTTTGTGGACCAGGGCATGGCCCGAGACGCCTTCCCGGTTGTTCAGCTCGCTCGCCCCGGAAAGCTCCTTTCAAGTGCGCTCGCGCAGCTCAATGAATCCCAGCGGCTCGGACTCGCCAGGATCTGCGGCGACCCGACCTCCAAGAAGGAAATCGCACAAGCCATCGTGCGCACAGCCACCTCGGTCAATGCGTCGATTGCCGTCGTCCCGATTCCTGTGGCTAGCTCACTTCCCATCACAACCGTTCAAGTCCTGATGATTTCCTCTATCGCGTGGTTAAGCGGCAGAGAGGTCAACGCCAAGACACTCGGAGAATTCGGTGGCGCACTCGGTCTCAATATCGGTGCTGCCCTCGCGCTGCGTGAGTTCGCGCGCGCTTTGATAAACTGGATTCCCGTAGCCGGTTCGGTAGTCTCTGCCGCGATCGCCGCAGCCGCCACGCAGACTCTGGGTAAAGCCGCTATCCGATACTATATCGACAAAGAATAGTCTGTAGGACTGCTACGTGAACAACGCGAGTCGCATGGAGTCGCCGTGAATCGACCGTGTGAGCAGCTCGATCGCCTGGCCCTGCAGCTTGTTGAGAGCCAACGTACGATCACAGAGCCAGGTTGCGCCCGAACCCGGCGAGGTCCGCACTGCACGAACGCGAATCGGAGGCCCGGTGATTGTAGAGTTTAGGGCCGAGAGGGGTACGTAGAACGGCGTCTGAACGCCCTCCTCAGTGTTCTGCACGGCAACGACAAGAGTCAACGTAGGAAACGGTGACGGCTCGTCTTGAGAAGGCTTCAAGAATGCATCGATCACCATCGGAACTGTGAGCACCGACTGAATCCCGGTCACCAAGATGAAATACTGCTCAGGCCTCGGCCGATTGCTCAAACCGAAAAAATGCCTCTCCCAAACCTCGCGGAAATTGGGGAAGAATCCGTCATACGAATCACGGATTCTCTGCAACATATCGGTCTGAGCCGCCTCATCCAACCCATCAAATTGTTCGCAAAGCCGCGAAATCACAGCGGCCGAAGCCCTCGTGATCGCATCTTCGGCGATCGGCAGCATCTCGGTGTCGATCGGCGCAAGGTGGACCCCAAGATTCGCAAGGTCCTCCGAGTAATCCAGAGTTGCGCCTTCGAGGTCCAAACTACCCAAAACAGGATAGCCATCGTCCTGAGGGATGGGCAATGTCCTTGAGAGCCCCACAAAAAGGTCGCGCAACGCGCCTTGCTCACGGACCGTCCAACAAACCAGAGGCAGTTCCCAAGGTAAGGTCGTCGGCTGATCGAGCCCGAACGCGTCCCGAGCGACCTCCAGAACCGAAACGCTCGGAGCCGGAAGGTCATGTAACATCATGCCAAACGCCCGCCGTTCATTCTGAGCGAGTTCGGACCATGCTGTCTTGATATCTTGAAACGAAGGCCAGGTGCTGAGCTCAGTCGATAACCACTTCTCTTGAACCTTGAGTGCGGCGAACATCGCATCCAGGAGCGCTGCCGCCTCACTGACGTTCGCACCACGAATCGCCCTCCCCGCGTGCTTAAAGTACGAGTGCGGAGTCAGCCCAAGGCTGTCCCAAAGAAGCTCTACAATCAATTCCGAGGTGGACTCCCATTTGGTTTGACCAAGTGAAGTCCGAAGCGCCGTGGACACACCCTTAAACGCCTCAATATCCTGAATATCCTGCCACTCAGGCCATGCAGCGCTGCCTTTTAGAGCCCCTCGGAGTTCGTCGGATATCTCCACATCAAACGAAGTCTCTTGTCCCAAAAGGGCGGCAATCGACTCCAGCCTCGACGTAAACACACCAATCTTTACCGACACATACGAGGGCACATCTACCGCTCGAACAGGCGCGTTTTCGGCCTTCTTCGCGATTTTCGTGGTTAAACTCTTGAGGCTCTGCTCGTCCCGTGTCTTGAGCGCCAGCGTCATCGAAAGGCTTGAAAGCCCAAGAACTTGGGCGATGGGACGGCCCAACGTGGCCACGATCTCCGCATCGCTAATCCTCCCGATTAACTCCTCATTGAGTTTGAGCACCTGTGGTTCATCTTCGCTCAGGCTCAGCGCTATGCGCCTTCCGCCTTCAAAGATGGTGGGCTCGTACTCGATGCGCTGCATGAGTTGATAGAGCGTATCGAGCCGACTTGTCTGCTCCTCGGGCTCAACACCCGCTTCAGCCAAGAGATGCGCAAATAGATCGAGATGCGTATCAAAAAGCTCACGAACAATGCGTCCAATTTTATCTTGAAGTGTCTCAGACACTGTCACTCCTTATCGTGCACGTCCTCGGGAGTGTAAGCCATGATTCGGATTGAATATAGTTATTTCCGGCCATAAAGCGTCAAAGCTTGCCAGCAAGGCTTCCTCCGAAATCTTCCAACCCGTTATCGACGTTGGATTTACGCTGATTCCAAGCACCTTTTGAGAGGCCAACACTCGGACCTGCCAGTGGCGCCTAAACTTCTGAAACCGAGATGCGTCCGCGTGAATCGAGGTGCCATCTGAGACCAAAAGCGTTCCTTTCGAGCGCGCAGCCATGAGCCCATCGAGCACCTTGTCGGACACAAGCCCCGGAATTGCCACAGCATCTTCGCCTGCGCTCAGACTTCCCTTGAGCTCCTTGAGAGCAAGCAACGCAGAACGCGCCTGAAGCGGCCTCGGTGGCTCCGTTTCGCCGCCAACCATCACCCGCTCCTCGCGCATACTCGCCCGCAACAACTCGCGTTCCCATTCGGTCTCGACCTCAGGCAGCCTCAAACGCTCCACAAGCTCGCGGGTCTTCGCGATCACCT
This Microvenator marinus DNA region includes the following protein-coding sequences:
- a CDS encoding pentapeptide repeat-containing protein, with the protein product MAKKKKETKEIAEIPEISFDDIETVEDVERAVLAGYTFEDVDFAGSDLSEAKLAGAVLVNANLAGVNMMDADLTGANLSGAILAGAVLNGAKLSGALVVEADLSGADLSAAELDGSDFSGSDLSGADLSGSNLSGALFMECSLAGADLAGSVLHHTDFTGSDLSGASLHEADALDAIFQDADLSGVEIGGAIFKGVLLEGADLSGAGARKTDFSEALAQAVDFSGADIEKAAFKKADLRGSDFSGVAAKGANFKKARLKEALTEDLVGAKNVK
- a CDS encoding helix-turn-helix transcriptional regulator, which codes for MNKLDRVSIPTIRGRILERLQRANPREPEDLAFGESIGEVTLKTPSERAVVALACLVLENLREAGGSNAPERTLETILKKTLATLGPKEVMDIEIEAYEMMLWIGAAIDPEWRVEEGVDVENLDPRSGPPDLIRFAIATGQDLELDYYSANRGELTHRRITPLSFEAETYLHAYCHMRRDERIFRVSRIADLKPVGGWSKIKKVKPAKDKEPEDSGQMSFF
- a CDS encoding L-threonylcarbamoyladenylate synthase; translated protein: MKIIKIQEVAENPEHIKALAKTLANGGLVCMPCRGTYRILADLLNEDAVINLMQSKRRTSKAPSLVFVPSKDHLSKITDEVPSVANQLAKDHWPGPLTILFEPSSEIPRSVVKQLTKANGHIGVRIPEDELMVRLLQEFGGPVLVSSANKEKKAGASSPAQIRKNFVSRVDHFVDAGDLSGDGSSTIVEIKDGKAHVTREGNISSEQLKKYC
- a CDS encoding 2-hydroxymuconic semialdehyde dehydrogenase, whose product is MRVKHFKLFIDGEFCGGRSTFEDINPATGQVIAKVEEAGPEEVDRAVAAAKRALSGPWGKLSVSERASLLHKVADGIMARFDDFLRAEIEDTGKPVSWASAVDIPRGAANFRIFADQIKTMGVPAFHQDTADGLGALHYVSRRPVGVVSVICPWNLPLLLMTWKVAPALAAGNALVVKPSEETPATATLLAEVMRDVGVPPGVFNVVHGFGPGSAGEAMTTHKDVAAITFTGESATGQAIMRNAASGLKKLSFELGGKNPALVFADADFEAAIAGTMRSVFSNCGQVCLCSERVYVERSVFDRFVEELAKRASELRLGDPFDSATAMGPLISAGHREKVLSYYELAKSEGAEVVMGGGIPEMPAEYAAGSWVQPTIWTGLSNDARCLQEEVFGPVCHIMPFDSEDEAIALANDSDYGLAAAIWTQNLNRAHRVAAAMETGLVWVNTWFLRDLRTPFGGSKASGIGREGGEYSLNFYSETKNICIKHN
- a CDS encoding glycosyltransferase, which produces MSMLWLLLVLPALGALLLTVFNEFVWPRGRIGARPDGSISVLIPARNEAMNIEAAVRSVMSGTVKPDEVIVYDDGSTDSTPDILKRLSEEFRELRVENGIGLPPGWVGKPHACHRLAGFARGDKLLFLDADVRLHPEGLQRILSIFEDYGAKVVTAVPRQEMVTFPEKLVMPLLHMTYTSWLPMPLVWKTNDPRFLAANGQVLAFDRDAYDQVGGFEAIKKEVVDDMAICRIAKTKKLRVVFADGHFIATCRMYRNFREIWEGFSKNLYEGIGAHPIGLVFLVALYIGTFVAPYLGLVSFAWSQTWGLAALAGVLANLSLRFVLSIRHGHPFVSALLHPVAVVVLMAIAINSWWWNTKGAISWSGRVYQAKKSR
- a CDS encoding DUF1192 domain-containing protein, producing MSDEKKKKSADEIVDDAAAEMGVDDAKVPESDESSENVMAGLGGIFDVPAKKKKKKKKEEVVEDTSDEDSEDEEAEEPAPKKAEKPKAEKKAEKPKSDKPKKKVEGVEIFAGGDDVDLSSPYLGTEDLGDYDAPQKSNTALYAGVVIGVLALAAGAVFMVGDVDDLGALFRGELKEKRLAEKRRIEEEHKQKLLDAQELFGTVFISGNAKYAAVKLNGKLQYGETSSGQFREVLLTASTPFQNLKVKEKQLFEITSPGFQPLNVELTQGMWNENPGGDFTYNLTANLTPLSPDHKLEYDARLSSDIETDYFGKVTINTTPPGATVMFNNYPLLNEKGEELKTPVTFEKYWVKDDKGKLEERPVYVDTTIDQGHKIELFIPDSDYPKYVTALQRQMWTCNWKSEAELKAEKFNPDSDSIQKKCNYTWDFNFSFDELKQFIADRDAEIARIEAHNEAERKRLEAANKEE
- a CDS encoding fumarylacetoacetate hydrolase family protein; its protein translation is MLSPTKIVCIGLNYRLHALEQGKPIPEEPVIFLKALSAFHGESSPIVLPEESSEVHHEAELVVVMGKRAKKVNAAEALDYVAGFTCGNDVTARDLQRKDKRYTRAKGFDTFAPVLPRFVPLSEWIPGDQAVICRVNGEERQRGLVSDMIFSVGECIEYISSIMTLEPGDLIFTGTPSGVGPIHDQDVVEVEVEGIGVLRNPVQRSS